ATCCCATGGGTAATATTTTCATGGTGTGGAACTAAGATCTATTCCCAACCCTTGTTGCAAAGGGAAATGGGGCCTTGTTATGGAATGATAAAGGTCACAGCATGTATTTACACAGAGTGCAATTCAACACTTAGAACCAAGGACAGTGTAGGTGTTAATTGTGACCTGCACCTTAAGTGGACAAACTTGCTGCATATCAGAACCTCTAACTGATGTAACTTGCCATATCCTTGAAGTATGTCATATTCTTCACAGCAAACCAAGCCTGTACTGAATATAACTATTATACAATAGCTGCCAAAAATACACTTTGCCTTGCATATACTGGACTTGCAGTGAGCCAAGTTTGCCAGTACGAAACATGCAGTAGGTGAAACTTTTTAAATACCAAGCATGTGGTGTGGGCCAACTAAACAGTGCCTAATATGACTGCAGACAGACTGTTTAACTAAACCATCCATCAAAGTGGACTCTGATGTATCCAAGTCCTGTATAACAGCCTTTAACTGTATACACATATAAACATGATAGAAATATGATGGAATGTTCTTTATATGTACTTATACAAAAACACTACTGACAGATGTAAAGagattctataaaaaaaaagaaatatatatatatatatatatatatatatatatatatatatatatatatatatatatatatatatatatatatatatatatatatatatatatatattttaataataaAAGGTaattacaaatttatataatcatTGCACATTCAAATGAGTAAAATTTTGGTAAGGGTCAAAATATGGAGCCAATGTCTGTAGAGGTTTGAAACAAATGGTTGAGCCATTTGTGCCGTGATATTCTGACTACAAGGACAAAACTATTTTTCTGTGACTTTCACAATCATACAGTCATTCCAAAACAAGCAGTGGAATAGTGGATTCTTAAACTCAGGTGACATTTAATATGACTATCAtaagaggaggagatatgtgTCGGCACTGGGAAAACAAACCTTTGGACACAACAGAGGACACAACATAAAGAGAATACATCAAAACATGCAAATCTTAAAGAGTGGAAGATTGCAAGCAAAGAGGCAAAAAGCTGTGAGGGTGGGAGGCAGGAGGAACCCATGTATGGCACACCAACACCCAACTGCCCCGCTTACCCTGGGTGAAATATGGGtatgcctttcctctcctccttgtcaTTACCCAAGCTGCTCTGTTTGCGGTAAAATACAGACTGGGCAACACGGTACCCCTCGAGGGATCCCGGGGGGGTGCCCAGCTCTGTTACATCTCTCACTGAGCttgaggagtcagagggggagcGAGCGAAAAGCCCACTACTGAAGTCAACCAGATATTTGGGCGAACTGTGGTGACAAGACAGAAGTTCATGCTGGGCTCACCTGGGTTACAGGCAGTTGCAAATTATGTATGTCTTATATAATGACACCTTTAGTAATGCTAGGCTTCACTAGTTGCCTTGTGAAGTAAAGTTAAGATGAATCAATGAGAAAATAGGTCTTTTGGCTTTACTTTGAATCTAAGGTGCAGCAAAATTCTAAGTGGATTTTCAAAGGAGGAAAATATCAATGCATCAGGTGGATCCCAACTACAATCCTCCAGATGGGACATAGGTAAAGTAAAAATTTTACATATTCTTTCTGGCAAACACTGAAACCTTTGACTATGAAAATACAAGCTCAATTATAACATGAACAAAATTTCTCTCgtgtcttatatatattttctttttgctaGGGATCCATGATATtatccatgttttttttattttttatgagcGAGATGGAAAAGTTATAATTATAAAAGGAAATATATTACCTGACATTGTTGAAATGATACTTTGGATCTTGGAATCTTACTGCATTCATAAATGACATTTCATCGTTTAAAGAAAAGTGCCATTGATTCATACAAGACATACTTGGTTTAAAACTGCTTACAACATGCAGAAGCTTACTGTATTTcaagataagaaaataagtgtTAAGATCAGTATTAGGTCTCTGTCTGCTTTGCTTTCTATAGCCTCAGCCGCCCAGCAGACACTAAGGAGGACTAGTGCCAAGCAGCCCTCGGCGTGGATGTCTGCCAGGCTTAGTAAACAATGCCATCGTCTTAAGTCGCACAAAATACACTGCCAATAGAACTCTAACAGCTTTATTTCATTGCTAAACTACTGAAACAATTTTGAGCAAAAAGTTAGCTAATAATTGTCCACTGTAATTTACTGGTCCATCTATATAAGCCATCATTAATAATGAGAAATTCTGAAATAACTATTTACAGTTTAATTAAAGAAATTTCTAACATGTCTTATCTATGAATGTcatacaagaaaaaataaatatttaaccGATAACTTTATAGTCAAATCTACTTACAAggacagaataaataaaaaattgtgATATTTACAAGATTTAAGATTCATACTGACAGCCTATTCACAGTTAGTATTACTGTGACAAACAACTGCAATGTTATTATTACCCCATGCTTATCAAATTTCAGTCAGTGCAAATTCAAAACTGTGCACGTGTGAGTCTAGAAAAATCTGTGAAGTGTTAAGATGCAAACACGGAACGTTGAGTTCTGCTCTGGCCTGGACCTGCCGCAGCTTCAAACTGATCCAATCCAATTGAGTAAAAAAAATGACTATACCCACAAGTAGATTTGTAGGGATGTAATCATCACTACAAGGCTGGAGATTATTTTGAATTACAAAGTAAGGTGAGCAGTTCACTATGCTCTTCAAAGCAGAAATCAACTAGTTCCATTTGTGAAACTTCTAAGCCAAGCCTTCACCATGATGAGCAGAGAATCAAGCGTCAGCCTGACCAGTACACTGCTGATCCCTTACCTGGACAACATATTGGATACGTTGGACATACTGAACACATTAGAAAACACCCCTGGCTTGGCCCCTTCAGGTCCCTCGGGTGGGGGATGGGGTCCCACGGGGGGCGCTGAAGAGGGCTGCATGCCTGGCGGGTGAGGCAAGTTTTCTTTGTCGGTATTGAAACTCTCCATCCAAGACAGAGGGTACGACAACCGCTTCAGGACCTGGAAGGTGAAGGGTCTGCTAGCTCCTCAGGGTTGCAACACAAAACACTTTTTTACATGTCCAACAAGATAAACTTGTGAACTGAAAAATTGGCGTACAAACACACAGCTTTGTGAGCAAATAAGAATGATTCACTCAGTATGTTTATGAAGAAAACTAGTACAAGACACTGTTTGCATTTCCAGAATAAGGAAAACTAAATTTTGCAaacagtaaggaaaaggaaacaaagatatGACCCATATGATTACAAAGTACAGTAATGTAGGGTCTAAGCTGGAGGTAGTCACTATGGGATTGAAGACTTTACAGGAAAAAAATTAAACTCAATTCTGTTGAACATGCATACACAACTACACTCTTTCATGAGAACAGTGACCACACTTTATGTGGATGGTCAAGGGGCCAGAAGTAGCTCACTAAGGAAGACTAAAATCACACCACTGTTGGTGGGTGTGGACCCTGGAGGAAGGCTACAGGTGATGTGGCCCAGCCACCTATGAAACTGAGATGAGGGCTATGGGGGGTATGATAATGGCCCTCTGACTTGCAGAAACTTGGGTTGGGCAAATGCTACTGTTGAGGGGCCAATGGGCTCTCACCTCCGACTGGCCTGAACGAAGAGCACCTAGAGACCTAGGCTGGGTTGAGGCCGGGGGTGCAGTGAGGGGGCTGGAGCCTGACACAGTTCGCCACACCCGGCTTTGTGAGACCCACTATATGGGTGGAGGAGAAAACTAGTGCTCTTCTACTTCATAAAGTGTCAGTAAAATGTGAAAACTACACAAAAATTTTGGTTAATACAGAAAAAATATCTCTAAAACCTTCCTATCCTACATCATATTTCTGAAGTTTACTCTTCAGAGCACATGGACTTCATGACTCAGTAGCAAAATGCTAGGAAATGTGTGAGAATTGTAAAAgtgtaacaagaaaaaaaattaggctgttaaaaaaaaaaagtgaaaaaccgTCAAACGAAAAAAAGGGGCAATATAAAATTTCTATTGCCTCTGAAATATAATAGTGTGCCCAGGAATGAACCTCCTCATCTTTGTTcaaagcacagagagagagagagagagagagagagagagagagagagagagagagagagagagagagagagagagagagagagagagagagagagagagagagagagagagagagagagagagagagagagagagagagagagagagagagagagagagagagagagagagagagagagagagagagaaaatcaaaaagaaaagtaaagaggatTAAGACAAACCATATTATGTTGTAAAGGCCTGAAGCATAATGACTGACCTCCAGCGTATAGTGAACCATTAGAAACAGACCGCTGGTAAGACTTCTCACTAACCTTTTGTTTTCGTGTTTCTTGCATGTTGTTTTCACTTCCTGTATCTCCTGAaggttcttccccttccccttgtaaGTCAAAGGTCACCGAAGtggttctctttttctcattagtAACAGGGTCATCAGAAGTAGGGGGAGCTGGGGAATCACTTTGAGCAAGGTCCTGAGCAGCTTTGTTATCACACACAGTTTGAGCAAGGGTTGAGTCTGAGGGCTGAGTGGCCTCTGCGATGGGTGTAAGGTCCCCCACTGCAGGCTGCTGTTGGGCGGGTGAAGGTTGGCCAGACGACGCCTGGCCCTCACCACTGGCTGGGGACACATCTGACCCAATGGGTGTGAGCAATTCTTGCTCAAAGGCCTTGGGGAAAGCAGAGGTCTCCCTAGTGTCTCCACCACAGGAGCACGAGGAGTCGTTGTCATCCTGGGAGGTGGCCAGCTCTGGGAAGGTGGTGTCCTTGCTGAGGGATGCATCCTTCCCTGGGGACTCCTGGCTTCCCATTCTTTCCACCTGCCCACCAGGGCCCCAGTATATTTCTGGCTTGGGAATATCTGGCCTTTTagggaaataaaaagattaaTCATTAATAGTGTTACTATAATAACCAATTCTACACTAATTAACATTCATTTGCAACTGAACTGGGTAAGATTTGTCAAATTACCTAATAAAATGGCATTCATTTTGTAAAACTTAGTGACACAGCAACAAACCAAagactggtatatatatatatatattatatataagaaATTGTTACATTacctatacaaacacacacaaaattttttttgtcttccccaCAATTCGCATAAAGATTTCTTGCAATTCATGGAGGCTTGACTGAGGTGTGACTGGGTGTTTCAACAAGTTACAGGTATGGCTCTTGAGAGCTGGCcccatccaccacctccacctcacatAATGCAGCAAATGAGAATGGTcatggagatgaagatgaggataatTCTTGTATAGAAATAAGAACATTTGTTGAATCCATGGATGTGAAACTACGATTATATAGAGAATtaggtaaatagaaaaaaaggtgatTGTATAACTGTTTGAATGGTTTATGTTTGGCTCTTAActgacaaaaaaatacaaagactTTAGTTAATTTCTTTTTAGTTAAATGATTTGTCACATTTGAATTATACTCACTCTAAGCTTGTGTGTAGATATATTATTAAATTAGCAAAATGTGAGATCGAGATGCTTGTGTGGAATGCATTTGAGGTTAGTACTGAAAATATTTGCTAATAAACATGAAAAGTAGAAGTGTGGAAGAAAATAAcccgaataaaaaaaatgaggaagagataatgaagaCAATGGAGGCTCATCAAAACCGAAGAGAATACTGAAAGATGACAAGAATTCTTTGTAAAACTTAAATGCTACTAGAAGGCAACAAAGGAGGAATATATGTACACTATTTGTAAATGATGTGTTAAAGaggtctcccctcccccctcccccccccaaaaaaaaagcaatacagaGCATGGAAATGTGCGAGAGTGAGGACAGGACATTAGAAAGATTGAAGtgtggaagaaaatattaaaagcaAAAATTGATGGAGACATTCTGGTGAGTCTACCCCCTTAAAAGATTCTCAAGAAACAGTGCCAGACTTAGATGTGATCAGTGGAGCTTCAAACCACAGAATACATACAAAGACTCACTTGGATGAGTTCAGATTAAATGTGACTGAAAGCAGTGTAGCCCCGTAGCCCCAAACCACAAAATACTGTTAAGTCAGGGAAACTCACTTGGGCAAGTTAGTGTCCTTGACCCTCATGTGTGCAATGTCATAGTAGAGTGCTGCATTCACTACAAACTCCATGGGTGCAATGACTCCATAGCTCTCTGGTCCATGCTCAATCACCAGCGGGTCAGATACATTAGGGTCAAACATGACTGCATTTGGGGTGACTAAGAGGACCCCTGCCACCACACCCTGTAACACCAACAAAGATTAGCTATGACACGATACTCAATGCAGACTTCAACCCCCACACCCTGTAATATCATCACCCCACTACCACAGATTACCTCTGATGCAATTCCCTTAAAATAAGATGGCAATTAGAAGTGACTAGGATCGTCACCACCACACTTTGAAGCCACTGTCAACCCACCTGGCCATCTGTTATGTGCCGCACACTGATTTTGAGGAATTTTTCAAGACATTCTTTGTCAAGTGACTTTTCAACCTCAACGGAGTTGGCAGGTGTGCGTGGACAGGTGTTGGGAGATGCAGGGCTCCTCAGGTCCCCACGCTGGGTAGGCGACGGCGGCCGGATGTGGGTGAGGAGGTCTGAAAAATACAGAATTACTGTTGTCTGGAGGGAAACACATTGTATTTATTCATACAATCTTATAATGAATTAGTACTATTCTATCTGATATCAAGTAAGGGGGACCAGATACATCATGTCATTCTCTAGTGTGTAGAAGGCACAGGCAATTGGATGAGAAAGTTTCATATGGATCAAACAGATACAAGTTGCACAACAAAgaggatattaaaaaaaaaattgtagtacACAATATAAATTCATTAATGGTCCACATTACCTGTAGGGTTGCGAATGTCATCCTTTATGTTAGAAAAGTTGTTTAAAGTATATAGATACAACACCAAGAGATAATAATGTGGTACTGCTGCGGGTGTATGCAAATACTGAAGATTTTGAATTTAATATATCCATCACCTAAAGCTCCCAGCCTCAGTTGCTCAGTGCAACACAACTAACTCATTTAAAACAAACAACTGCATTAATATTCGCTACGTATACATAGTAAATCTTGGTGGCAGCTTGATGACTGTTTGATTAGGtttaaaggacagaccacctacgACTATGGGGACTCTGTGGTCTGAACATCTGAATATAACTATGTAAATCTGCTTGCAAGTCCTCTCACACTCACTATGTATTGCAATTAATGACAAAATATTTTGAACATACATTTTATCTAAACTATTTAGGTTTTCATTgcatttctttattttagttatttcacCATATAATATTTACTTTTTATACAAGCTGCCGTTCAGGGTTCGGTTATGTTACTTTAAATGCATTGCGAGGAGGATGCTGTGTTGTGAATGGAAAGTGATGAGGATGTGTATGTGTTCCTGCACACGCAATAAGTTTGCTATGTGTATTGTAGTCTTCAATATTATAATAACCCGCATCCGGCCTATCATAGACATTATTGTACTGCGTGGCTGCTATAATTTCTGCATGCATACGTAAAATCCTTATAACAACGCTTGGCATACGAATTCGAGTCCCATTGTCCCCCCATGAAACCAGCTGTCACACTCACCGTGGCCCACGCCCGTGTCCTGCGGGTCGTGGGGGCCGCTTGGCTTGTCGTCGAGGGTCGCTGTCGCCTTGTCGGGGACGGCGATCACCTGGCCGGGGTACACGAAACGCGTCACCAGCTTGTTCAGCTTCGTGAGCTCCGACGGCGTGGTGTCGAACCGCGCCgcgatgctggtgagggtgtcgcTGGCCGTCACCTGCGGGTAAGACATGGgtagaaatggtgtgtgtgtgcgtgtgtgtgtgtgtgtgtagcccatGGATACCCTGTGCTCAAGGAAAACACTGGTAATGTCTTCAGTCTGTTTCACTGTCTAAAATCTACACTTCTATAAATTGAACGTAAATAACAGTTGGGTGAGTAAACACAAATCACTGGGTATAAAAAGGGCAGATGAAGTAAAATGATCGAAAAAGATTATCAGCATTGGAGGTCATTAATAAAGAAGTAATTCGCAGAGACGAGTAACATTGCATATAAAATGATTACAAGACCAAGGGAGCCAACGCTTACACTACTGGCGATGGTGACCTTGTCCTCTCCTGGGTTGTAATAGGCCGAGGCGAGCGACGTGAGGTTGGCCAAGCCCACGCCGTCCACCAGGGAGCGAACATACGTGAGGGGCACCATTATAGTATCCAGGCCCCACGATGAACCCCGCCgaccctcactcctttcctccatgcCCTGTTCACTAGAGGCCTCTGTATTCATAGCCTGACTCACCGTCACCATCACGGCACTGCCCTTACGACCGTCCTCCTTCCTTACAGTCTCCCAGGGAAGTCACGAACATCAAAAATACTTGAATCCAACCACACAACGTTTAAAAAGATGCgggcgtttttttcttcttatttagttATACGGGTCACTCTTACTGCCAGTTGTCAGCTAGCAAGCGTGTTTTCTCTGAACGCCGCGTATCGAGTGCTTGTCTTGGTGTCTCCTCTGATGTAAATATATTCTTACGCCA
The window above is part of the Eriocheir sinensis breed Jianghai 21 chromosome 52, ASM2467909v1, whole genome shotgun sequence genome. Proteins encoded here:
- the LOC126983055 gene encoding oxidation resistance protein 1-like isoform X1: MVTVSQAMNTEASSEQGMEERSEGRRGSSWGLDTIMVPLTYVRSLVDGVGLANLTSLASAYYNPGEDKVTIASSVTASDTLTSIAARFDTTPSELTKLNKLVTRFVYPGQVIAVPDKATATLDDKPSGPHDPQDTGVGHDLLTHIRPPSPTQRGDLRSPASPNTCPRTPANSVEVEKSLDKECLEKFLKISVRHITDGQGVVAGVLLVTPNAVMFDPNVSDPLVIEHGPESYGVIAPMEFVVNAALYYDIAHMRVKDTNLPKPDIPKPEIYWGPGGQVERMGSQESPGKDASLSKDTTFPELATSQDDNDSSCSCGGDTRETSAFPKAFEQELLTPIGSDVSPASGEGQASSGQPSPAQQQPAVGDLTPIAEATQPSDSTLAQTVCDNKAAQDLAQSDSPAPPTSDDPVTNEKKRTTSVTFDLQGEGEEPSGDTGSENNMQETRKQKVLKRLSYPLSWMESFNTDKENLPHPPGMQPSSAPPVGPHPPPEGPEGAKPGVFSNVFSMSNVSNMLSSSPKYLVDFSSGLFARSPSDSSSSVRDVTELGTPPGSLEGYRVAQSVFYRKQSSLGNDKEERKGIPIFHPGRPSMDFARRPTNQQPLLPHTAPTLNITNNSSQQPATSGSLHTQQLQSQQQQLQQQQAQKRAQYKEGPKFGLKSMVSMDDMPELFASFDILGPHFSSLHELGLGIKEDSLKELIPKPATSCEDPPLYLCLRMGKPANRRIPKSTPVMSYGKKRMRPEYWFSIPKNRSDELYHFFQLWAHDIYGELNEEEVASRGFILVEEDTDLWTEQDNERAEMEDGISGELTEMTKESWEKLKAPYVKLYSLMKSQMTISTESENPEVVSMSEELRRALYSSSSLTSLDLEAFLPEVVGTSEIINDNVRKNLYKKLPARAQGYAWKLVFSTSQHGFSLNSLYRKMSDVDSPVMLFIQDTKQNTFGAVLSGSLHVSELYYGTGESFLFTFQPEFQIFPWTGENTFFIKGNNESLIIGGGDGNFGLWLDGDLYQGRTQPCKTFNNPQLTDAEDFIIKSVECWSFE
- the LOC126983055 gene encoding oxidation resistance protein 1-like isoform X6 — protein: MRLHLFAPQPVEGSKENIAPPERKMVTKTTQPPVPTMTYTVTASDTLTSIAARFDTTPSELTKLNKLVTRFVYPGQVIAVPDKATATLDDKPSGPHDPQDTGVGHDLLTHIRPPSPTQRGDLRSPASPNTCPRTPANSVEVEKSLDKECLEKFLKISVRHITDGQGVVAGVLLVTPNAVMFDPNVSDPLVIEHGPESYGVIAPMEFVVNAALYYDIAHMRVKDTNLPKPDIPKPEIYWGPGGQVERMGSQESPGKDASLSKDTTFPELATSQDDNDSSCSCGGDTRETSAFPKAFEQELLTPIGSDVSPASGEGQASSGQPSPAQQQPAVGDLTPIAEATQPSDSTLAQTVCDNKAAQDLAQSDSPAPPTSDDPVTNEKKRTTSVTFDLQGEGEEPSGDTGSENNMQETRKQKVLKRLSYPLSWMESFNTDKENLPHPPGMQPSSAPPVGPHPPPEGPEGAKPGVFSNVFSMSNVSNMLSSSPKYLVDFSSGLFARSPSDSSSSVRDVTELGTPPGSLEGYRVAQSVFYRKQSSLGNDKEERKGIPIFHPGRPSMDFARRPTNQQPLLPHTAPTLNITNNSSQQPATSGSLHTQQLQSQQQQLQQQQAQKRAQYKEGPKFGLKSMVSMDDMPELFASFDILGPHFSSLHELGLGIKEDSLKELIPKPATSCEDPPLYLCLRMGKPANRRIPKSTPVMSYGKKRMRPEYWFSIPKNRSDELYHFFQLWAHDIYGELNEEEVASRGFILVEEDTDLWTEQDNERAEMEDGISGELTEMTKESWEKLKAPYVKLYSLMKSQMTISTESENPEVVSMSEELRRALYSSSSLTSLDLEAFLPEVVGTSEIINDNVRKNLYKKLPARAQGYAWKLVFSTSQHGFSLNSLYRKMSDVDSPVMLFIQDTKQNTFGAVLSGSLHVSELYYGTGESFLFTFQPEFQIFPWTGENTFFIKGNNESLIIGGGDGNFGLWLDGDLYQGRTQPCKTFNNPQLTDAEDFIIKSVECWSFE
- the LOC126983055 gene encoding oxidation resistance protein 1-like isoform X8 — translated: MVTKTTQPPVPTMTYTVTASDTLTSIAARFDTTPSELTKLNKLVTRFVYPGQVIAVPDKATATLDDKPSGPHDPQDTGVGHDLLTHIRPPSPTQRGDLRSPASPNTCPRTPANSVEVEKSLDKECLEKFLKISVRHITDGQGVVAGVLLVTPNAVMFDPNVSDPLVIEHGPESYGVIAPMEFVVNAALYYDIAHMRVKDTNLPKPDIPKPEIYWGPGGQVERMGSQESPGKDASLSKDTTFPELATSQDDNDSSCSCGGDTRETSAFPKAFEQELLTPIGSDVSPASGEGQASSGQPSPAQQQPAVGDLTPIAEATQPSDSTLAQTVCDNKAAQDLAQSDSPAPPTSDDPVTNEKKRTTSVTFDLQGEGEEPSGDTGSENNMQETRKQKVLKRLSYPLSWMESFNTDKENLPHPPGMQPSSAPPVGPHPPPEGPEGAKPGVFSNVFSMSNVSNMLSSSPKYLVDFSSGLFARSPSDSSSSVRDVTELGTPPGSLEGYRVAQSVFYRKQSSLGNDKEERKGIPIFHPGRPSMDFARRPTNQQPLLPHTAPTLNITNNSSQQPATSGSLHTQQLQSQQQQLQQQQAQKRAQYKEGPKFGLKSMVSMDDMPELFASFDILGPHFSSLHELGLGIKEDSLKELIPKPATSCEDPPLYLCLRMGKPANRRIPKSTPVMSYGKKRMRPEYWFSIPKNRSDELYHFFQLWAHDIYGELNEEEVASRGFILVEEDTDLWTEQDNERAEMEDGISGELTEMTKESWEKLKAPYVKLYSLMKSQMTISTESENPEVVSMSEELRRALYSSSSLTSLDLEAFLPEVVGTSEIINDNVRKNLYKKLPARAQGYAWKLVFSTSQHGFSLNSLYRKMSDVDSPVMLFIQDTKQNTFGAVLSGSLHVSELYYGTGESFLFTFQPEFQIFPWTGENTFFIKGNNESLIIGGGDGNFGLWLDGDLYQGRTQPCKTFNNPQLTDAEDFIIKSVECWSFE
- the LOC126983055 gene encoding oxidation resistance protein 1-like isoform X4, coding for MVTVSQAMNTEASSEQGMEERSEGRRGSSWGLDTIMVPLTYVRSLVDGVGLANLTSLASAYYNPGEDKVTIASSVTASDTLTSIAARFDTTPSELTKLNKLVTRFVYPGQVIAVPDKATATLDDKPSGPHDPQDTGVGHDLLTHIRPPSPTQRGDLRSPASPNTCPRTPANSVEVEKSLDKECLEKFLKISVRHITDGQGVVAGVLLVTPNAVMFDPNVSDPLVIEHGPESYGVIAPMEFVVNAALYYDIAHMRVKDTNLPKPDIPKPEIYWGPGGQVERMGSQESPGKDASLSKDTTFPELATSQDDNDSSCSCGGDTRETSAFPKAFEQELLTPIGSDVSPASGEGQASSGQPSPAQQQPAVGDLTPIAEATQPSDSTLAQTVCDNKAAQDLAQSDSPAPPTSDDPVTNEKKRTTSVTFDLQGEGEEPSGDTGSENNMQETRKQKVLKRLSYPLSWMESFNTDKENLPHPPGMQPSSAPPVGPHPPPEGPEGAKPGVFSNVFSMSNVSNMLSSSPKYLVDFSSGLFARSPSDSSSSVRDVTELGTPPGSLEGYRVAQSVFYRKQSSLGNDKEERKGIPIFHPGRPSMDFARRPTNQQPLLPHTAPTLNITNNSSQQPATSGSLHTQQLQSQQQQLQQQQAQKRAQYKEGPKFGLKSMVSMDDMPELFASFDKLIPKPATSCEDPPLYLCLRMGKPANRRIPKSTPVMSYGKKRMRPEYWFSIPKNRSDELYHFFQLWAHDIYGELNEEEVASRGFILVEEDTDLWTEQDNERAEMEDGISGELTEMTKESWEKLKAPYVKLYSLMKSQMTISTESENPEVVSMSEELRRALYSSSSLTSLDLEAFLPEVVGTSEIINDNVRKNLYKKLPARAQGYAWKLVFSTSQHGFSLNSLYRKMSDVDSPVMLFIQDTKQNTFGAVLSGSLHVSELYYGTGESFLFTFQPEFQIFPWTGENTFFIKGNNESLIIGGGDGNFGLWLDGDLYQGRTQPCKTFNNPQLTDAEDFIIKSVECWSFE
- the LOC126983055 gene encoding oxidation resistance protein 1-like isoform X2, producing MVTVSQAMNTEASSEQGMEERSEGRRGSSWGLDTIMVPLTYVRSLVDGVGLANLTSLASAYYNPGEDKVTIASSVTASDTLTSIAARFDTTPSELTKLNKLVTRFVYPGQVIAVPDKATATLDDKPSGPHDPQDTGVGHDLLTHIRPPSPTQRGDLRSPASPNTCPRTPANSVEVEKSLDKECLEKFLKISVRHITDGQGVVAGVLLVTPNAVMFDPNVSDPLVIEHGPESYGVIAPMEFVVNAALYYDIAHMRVKDTNLPKPDIPKPEIYWGPGGQVERMGSQESPGKDASLSKDTTFPELATSQDDNDSSCSCGGDTRETSAFPKAFEQELLTPIGSDVSPASGEGQASSGQPSPAQQQPAVGDLTPIAEATQPSDSTLAQTVCDNKAAQDLAQSDSPAPPTSDDPVTNEKKRTTSVTFDLQGEGEEPSGDTGSENNMQETRKQKVLKRLSYPLSWMESFNTDKENLPHPPGMQPSSAPPVGPHPPPEGPEGAKPGVFSNVFSMSNVSNMLSSSPKYLVDFSSGLFARSPSDSSSSVRDVTELGTPPGSLEGYRVAQSVFYRKQSSLGNDKEERKGIPIFHPGRPSMDFARRPTNQQPLLPHTAPTLNITNNSSQQPATSGSLHTQQLQSQQQQLQQQQAQKRAQYKEGPKFGLKSMVSMDDMPELFASFDILGPHFSSLHELELIPKPATSCEDPPLYLCLRMGKPANRRIPKSTPVMSYGKKRMRPEYWFSIPKNRSDELYHFFQLWAHDIYGELNEEEVASRGFILVEEDTDLWTEQDNERAEMEDGISGELTEMTKESWEKLKAPYVKLYSLMKSQMTISTESENPEVVSMSEELRRALYSSSSLTSLDLEAFLPEVVGTSEIINDNVRKNLYKKLPARAQGYAWKLVFSTSQHGFSLNSLYRKMSDVDSPVMLFIQDTKQNTFGAVLSGSLHVSELYYGTGESFLFTFQPEFQIFPWTGENTFFIKGNNESLIIGGGDGNFGLWLDGDLYQGRTQPCKTFNNPQLTDAEDFIIKSVECWSFE
- the LOC126983055 gene encoding oxidation resistance protein 1-like isoform X3, with the protein product MVTVSQAMNTEASSEQGMEERSEGRRGSSWGLDTIMVPLTYVRSLVDGVGLANLTSLASAYYNPGEDKVTIASSVTASDTLTSIAARFDTTPSELTKLNKLVTRFVYPGQVIAVPDKATATLDDKPSGPHDPQDTGVGHDLLTHIRPPSPTQRGDLRSPASPNTCPRTPANSVEVEKSLDKECLEKFLKISVRHITDGQGVVAGVLLVTPNAVMFDPNVSDPLVIEHGPESYGVIAPMEFVVNAALYYDIAHMRVKDTNLPKPDIPKPEIYWGPGGQVERMGSQESPGKDASLSKDTTFPELATSQDDNDSSCSCGGDTRETSAFPKAFEQELLTPIGSDVSPASGEGQASSGQPSPAQQQPAVGDLTPIAEATQPSDSTLAQTVCDNKAAQDLAQSDSPAPPTSDDPVTNEKKRTTSVTFDLQGEGEEPSGDTGSENNMQETRKQKVLKRLSYPLSWMESFNTDKENLPHPPGMQPSSAPPVGPHPPPEGPEGAKPGVFSNVFSMSNVSNMLSSSPKYLVDFSSGLFARSPSDSSSSVRDVTELGTPPGSLEGYRVAQSVFYRKQSSLGNDKEERKGIPIFHPGRPSMDFARRPTNQQPLLPHTAPTLNITNNSSQQPATSGSLHTQQLQSQQQQLQQQQAQKRAQYKEGPKFGLKSMVSMDDMPELFASFDSLGIKEDSLKELIPKPATSCEDPPLYLCLRMGKPANRRIPKSTPVMSYGKKRMRPEYWFSIPKNRSDELYHFFQLWAHDIYGELNEEEVASRGFILVEEDTDLWTEQDNERAEMEDGISGELTEMTKESWEKLKAPYVKLYSLMKSQMTISTESENPEVVSMSEELRRALYSSSSLTSLDLEAFLPEVVGTSEIINDNVRKNLYKKLPARAQGYAWKLVFSTSQHGFSLNSLYRKMSDVDSPVMLFIQDTKQNTFGAVLSGSLHVSELYYGTGESFLFTFQPEFQIFPWTGENTFFIKGNNESLIIGGGDGNFGLWLDGDLYQGRTQPCKTFNNPQLTDAEDFIIKSVECWSFE